The nucleotide window TGGGACAGGGCGGACACGTCCTGGCGCCAGAAGCCCCCATCCAAGAGTGGGCGCATGCGCTGCGGCAGCTTTACGACCCCGTGATCAGCGCCGTCCAGCGCGATGCGGCACAACGCCAGGCCATGCTCCATGTGACGTCTACACCCGTCATCGCAGGGCGGTTACTTAGCCTGTTGGCATTGCATGCCAGCCAGACCACGCGGGCAGCCGAAAGTCGACCCGCCCGCGCTTACGACGCTTCCGACATAGCGGTCCCACCCGTCGCCCATGCAGCCACGCCCGTTGTTTCGACCCCTTCGTTGCGGGAAATTTCACCACGCGCGCCACGCCGTGAAGATTGCGACTTCTACCATTCGTACACGTTGGCCGATGGCGAGGAAGTAACCGGCCAATGGGATTTGCGTCCAGACTCTTTCGCTTATTTGGGCGATACGGGAGTTACCGGGCAATCGGTCCTGGAAATTGGTCCTGCGAGTGGATTTTTGTCTTTCTACATGGAGGCTGCTGGCGCATCCGTCACCTGCTTGGAACCACCAATGTCGCATCTGTGGGATGTCGTTCCGTTCAAGGAATTCGACCACCAGGGCTGGCGTGACGAATTCACCAACACGATAGAGAAAGTGCGCAATTCGTTCTGGTACGTGCACCACCAAAACGCATCGAGGGTGAGGATGTTCGAAGGAGACCCGTATCTGCTTCCGGAAGACTTCGGCCCGTTCGACATCAGCCTGCTGGCCTCAATACTGCTGCATTGCCGCAGACCATTTGACATGTTGCAAAGCGTTGCAGAACGGACCCGTAGCACCATCATCGTCACAGAATTACACGATCCGACTCTGGGAGAAGAGCCTCTGTGCAGGCTGTTGCCACACACCGGGGTTAACCAAGTTCACACTTGGTGGCACTTCACGCCGCAGTTTTTCATATCGGCACTGGGTTTGCTCGGTTTCACGCAGTTCAGAGTGACATACCACACCCAAAAACAGCCCGCTGAAGATCGGGAAGTCCCGATGTTTACCGTGGTTTGTGAAAAGCCTTCCCCCTCCACAGGCGGTACGCTGGCGTGAGCAACAACGGGGCAGTGCGCGCAACGGATTTGCTCAGTGAAGCATGGGATCGCTTCAAAAAGGGAGATGCCTCTGCGGCGTTGCAGCTGGCCAGACAAGCGATTTCTATTGGTGAAACGCCGCAGGCTGCCGCAGCATTGGGGTTCTTCCTGCTCGGAACAGGTCAGCTAGACGAAGCCCATGATGTGCTGCTGCCGGCATTGACGCGTACACCACGCTACGCCCCTTTGCACTGGTATGTGGGTCTGCTTTATCAGCAACGTGGTGACACCGTCATGGCCGCAGACGCCCTGCGCCGCGCCTGCCTTCTGGACGAAAGCCTGGATGAAGCGGCCTTTGCGTTGGCCTGGCTGTTGCACGGCCTGGGGCAGCTGCCAGAGGCCTTGGCATGGTCCCAGAGAGCACTGCAGACTGCCCGCCTGCCGCAGCGGGTGTTGCAGTTGGGATGGTTGCAGCAACAGTTGGGGAATATGCGCGACGCTGCGCTTCTGTATGAAGAAGCCATCGCTGCCTTTCCCCATGACGCATCGGAACAACGCAGGCTCCATCTGCACCTCGCGCAGTGCCAGGTGGCCCTGCAGCAAACGGACCAAGCCGGAAAAACGCTGTATGAAGGTCTTGCCCGTGTTCCCGATGACGCTGAACTGACGACACAGCTTGCGTTGCACGAGTGGGACCAAGGCCGCACCGAACAGGCCATTGCGCTGGCGCGTGCCCAGACACAAGCCCATCCCGAGCAGCCTGACGCCTGGTACCTTCTGGGCGTGTTGCAACACCGTGCAGGTGACCTGCGGGCGGCGGACAAAAGTTATAACGAAGTCCAACAACGGGATATGGAAAACGCGGGCGCGCTGTTGCGCCGTGCGCAGATCCAGGTGGGTTGGGGCGAGACTGAAGCGGCGCTCTGGCTATTGCAACAGGTGCGGCAACAGCCATCGCAATCCGCACCTGTGCAGGCCTTGATAGTGCAGGTTTTGCTTGACTTGAAACAGACACAGGAAGCGCGCAGACACGTGCTTTTATTGCTGCGTGCGACCCCAACCGATAGCGATCTCTGGCGCCTGCTGGCTGTTGCTCATCTTCAGCGTGGCAAACATCGCCTTGCGCGGCGCGCACTGACACGTGCTTTGCAGCAGGATGCGAGTAATACGGAAGCCTTGCGCACGCTGGGCTGGGTGGCACGGGAGCAAGGTGACCTGGCAACAGCACAAGATGCCGTGCGACGCTTGCTGACGCAGACGCCTAACGATGCAGGCGCCAAGATTCAGGCGGCATTTGTATTCGCGGCCGCCAACCACCTGGCCGACGCCAGCCGTTTTGCGCAAGCCGCCGTGGCACACGCGCCTCAGAATGCCGAAGCCTGGCGCGCACTCTGTGATGTGCGCTACCGGCAGGGTCGACTGAGCGAAGCGGAAGCGGCCATTGAGACAGCCCTTCATCTGCAACCGGACAACATCCACAGCCTGCGACAGCTGGGCTGGGTCATGCTGGCGAACAAGCGTCTGGGCCAGGCGCAACTGGCTTTTTTGCGTGTCCAGGCATTGGCTCCAGATGACCCGATACCTTTGCTGGAGCTTGCAGAGGTACGGCTGCGCGGGGGCGAGTTCACCCGTGGACTTGAAGCGGTCGATGAACTTTTGCGCCAACACCCAGCCCATTCAGCAGCCTTGCTGATGAAAGCCCGCCTGCTGACGGAGGGGTCCTGTCAACTTCCGAACGGGCAGGAGCGTGCACTCAGCGTTTGCCATCGCCTATTGAGTGACCGCCAGCGTATTGAAGAGACCGCAAAGGTGCTGGTACGCCTCGT belongs to Rhodoferax saidenbachensis and includes:
- a CDS encoding glycosyltransferase yields the protein MRVLFVSNYAHLPDITGGLQTTTHDLCLAIKAIGGDAAVLCGRLARDKDSPELPASGDESLGYLVLRADTPELALPMAAAAWGADAIVVQSGTALAPMVLASLSSGRPTAVYLHNVETHQLAGHLAPDPSLLYLANSDFTAQRWHALYGIDCAVIPPVIAQEPYLVAQTGDKVLFVNPIPIKGVEMLFSLAAACPELPFLVMESWNINPHWRAYCLDRAAQLGNIEWHRPTQDMREVFAHSRLLLMPSVWEESFGRTVVEAQLNGLPVLASNRGALPQLVGQGGHVLAPEAPIQEWAHALRQLYDPVISAVQRDAAQRQAMLHVTSTPVIAGRLLSLLALHASQTTRAAESRPARAYDASDIAVPPVAHAATPVVSTPSLREISPRAPRREDCDFYHSYTLADGEEVTGQWDLRPDSFAYLGDTGVTGQSVLEIGPASGFLSFYMEAAGASVTCLEPPMSHLWDVVPFKEFDHQGWRDEFTNTIEKVRNSFWYVHHQNASRVRMFEGDPYLLPEDFGPFDISLLASILLHCRRPFDMLQSVAERTRSTIIVTELHDPTLGEEPLCRLLPHTGVNQVHTWWHFTPQFFISALGLLGFTQFRVTYHTQKQPAEDREVPMFTVVCEKPSPSTGGTLA